GCATATGAAAGTTACACAATCGAATAAAGATGACGTTTATGCGTCAGCAGAGTTAGCATCATCATTACCCACTTCAGTTTTTCCAATAGCAGAGTGTGAGCCTCGCAATATATTTAATGCGATTCGTGATGAATTATTACTTGATGGTAATTCACGTCAGAACCTTGCGACTTTTTGTCAGACCTGGGTTGATGATGAAATCCGGGAACTTATGGATTTGTCCATCGATAAAAATATGATCGATAAAGATGAATATCCGCAAACTGCTGAAATTGAAGCTCGTTGCGTGCGAATGCTGGCGGACCTGTGGAATTCCCCCATGCCGACAACCACCCTGGGTTGTTCCACCATTGGTTCTTCAGAAGCGGCAATGCTTGGCGGGTTGGCATTGAAGTGGCAGTGGCGCAAGAAGCGCGCTCTGCAGGGGCTTCCTTCTGACAAACCAAATCTGATATGTGGCCCGGTTCAAATCTGCTGGCATAAATTTGCCCGCTATTTCGACGTTGAACTGCGTGAGATTCCATTGGAAGGCGATCGTCTTATCATGTCGCCGGAAGAGGTACTTAAGCGTGTGGATGAAAATACTATCGGTGTGATCCCTACGCTTGGCGTGACATTTACCTGCCAGTACGAGCCGGTGAAAGCAGTAAGCGATGCTCTTGATAAACTTCAGCTGCAGACCGGGCAGGACATCCCCATGCATATTGACGGCGCCAGCGGCGGTTTTCTGGCGCCATTCTGTGCCCCGGAACTGGAGTGGGATTTCC
The Rahnella variigena genome window above contains:
- a CDS encoding glutamate decarboxylase yields the protein MKVTQSNKDDVYASAELASSLPTSVFPIAECEPRNIFNAIRDELLLDGNSRQNLATFCQTWVDDEIRELMDLSIDKNMIDKDEYPQTAEIEARCVRMLADLWNSPMPTTTLGCSTIGSSEAAMLGGLALKWQWRKKRALQGLPSDKPNLICGPVQICWHKFARYFDVELREIPLEGDRLIMSPEEVLKRVDENTIGVIPTLGVTFTCQYEPVKAVSDALDKLQLQTGQDIPMHIDGASGGFLAPFCAPELEWDFRLPRVKSINASGHKFGLAPLGAGWVIWRESSDLPEELIFNVNYLGGNMPTFALNFSRPGGQIVAQYYNFLRLGREGYAKIHNACYATAQHLAAEIGKLGPFEIIFDGDSQKGIPALAWTLKEGAYLGGYTLYDLAEKLRVRGWQVPAYSMPSHREDLVVQRILVRHGVSYDLGCLLIEDMKRALNDFMSHPLSQPSSASRTGGFNHA